One genomic region from Cyanobium usitatum str. Tous encodes:
- a CDS encoding HAD family hydrolase, with product MGPAACLFDLDGLLLDNEPLQARAWHNAAAHFGCQLGAEQLLSLRGQRRLDCAALVCRWIAAAGSNPPSCEELLAVRQPLADALVPTAAAMDGAAELVQMCRDHLVPMALVTSSSQEAVRRKAAPHRWLELIQVRVYGDDPALAAGKPAPDPFLLAAKRLGRNPGDCWAFEDSAAGIEAAVAAGCQVYALLPSEAGAQATPAGVSRLNSLRDVRW from the coding sequence ATGGGTCCTGCTGCCTGCCTGTTCGATCTCGACGGCCTGCTTCTAGACAACGAACCACTGCAGGCCAGGGCCTGGCATAACGCCGCCGCCCACTTCGGTTGCCAGCTCGGTGCTGAACAGTTGCTCAGCCTCCGGGGCCAGCGCCGGTTGGATTGCGCTGCCCTGGTGTGCCGCTGGATCGCAGCTGCAGGCTCAAATCCCCCCAGTTGTGAGGAGCTGCTGGCCGTGCGCCAACCCCTGGCCGATGCCTTAGTGCCCACCGCTGCCGCAATGGACGGCGCCGCCGAGTTGGTGCAGATGTGTAGGGACCACCTGGTCCCCATGGCCCTCGTCACCAGCAGCTCCCAGGAGGCGGTGCGGCGTAAGGCTGCGCCCCACCGATGGCTGGAGCTGATCCAGGTTCGGGTGTACGGCGATGATCCGGCCCTGGCGGCGGGCAAACCGGCACCGGACCCATTTCTGCTCGCAGCTAAACGGCTTGGCCGCAATCCCGGCGACTGCTGGGCCTTCGAAGATTCAGCCGCCGGTATCGAGGCCGCAGTGGCCGCTGGTTGTCAGGTGTATGCCCTTCTCCCCAGCGAGGCAGGTGCCCAAGCAACACCAGCCGGGGTGTCCCGCCTCAATTCGCTTAGAGATGTGCGCTGGTAG
- the sds gene encoding solanesyl diphosphate synthase, whose protein sequence is MATVAELLQPVEADLDALLADLRSLIGAGHPILQAAAEHLFAAGGKRLRPGIVLLLSRAVAPDGELGPRHRRLAEITEMIHTASLVHDDVVDEAATRRGVDTVHSRFNHRVAVLAGDFLFAQASWHLANLDDLEVVKLLSRVIMDLADGEVKQGLFRYDTGQSFETYLEKSYCKTASLIANSAKAAGVLTGLPGPQLDDLYRFGRQLGLAFQVVDDILDFTGSDQQLGKPAASDLASGYLTAPALYALQERPALAGLIEREFCEEGDLEQALELVRGCEAIPRSRALAEGFAQEAAEALDWLAPSEPRSALRALPDFVLSRLY, encoded by the coding sequence GTGGCAACGGTTGCAGAGCTGCTCCAGCCCGTGGAGGCTGATCTAGATGCCCTGCTGGCCGACTTGCGCAGCCTTATAGGAGCTGGTCATCCAATTTTGCAGGCGGCAGCTGAGCATCTGTTTGCGGCAGGTGGTAAGCGGCTGAGACCCGGCATTGTGCTTCTGCTATCGCGGGCAGTAGCCCCCGATGGTGAGCTGGGCCCCCGCCACCGGCGCTTGGCTGAGATCACTGAAATGATCCACACGGCTTCGCTCGTCCACGATGACGTTGTCGATGAGGCTGCAACCCGGCGCGGCGTTGACACGGTGCACAGCCGTTTCAATCACCGAGTGGCGGTGCTTGCAGGGGATTTCCTTTTCGCCCAGGCCAGCTGGCATCTAGCCAATCTTGATGATCTCGAGGTGGTGAAGCTGCTCAGCCGGGTGATCATGGATTTGGCAGACGGCGAGGTGAAACAGGGTCTTTTCCGCTACGACACCGGCCAGAGCTTCGAGACCTACCTCGAAAAGAGCTACTGCAAAACAGCCTCCCTTATTGCCAATAGTGCTAAGGCAGCTGGGGTGCTCACCGGTTTGCCAGGGCCCCAGCTCGATGATCTCTACCGCTTCGGACGCCAGTTGGGTTTGGCCTTTCAGGTGGTTGACGACATTCTCGATTTCACTGGCAGTGATCAGCAGCTAGGCAAGCCAGCGGCAAGCGATCTGGCCTCTGGTTATCTAACCGCTCCGGCCCTATATGCACTCCAGGAGCGCCCTGCCCTGGCCGGATTGATTGAACGGGAATTTTGTGAGGAAGGTGATCTCGAGCAAGCCCTAGAACTGGTGAGGGGTTGCGAGGCCATTCCCCGCTCCCGGGCCTTGGCTGAAGGCTTCGCCCAGGAAGCAGCTGAAGCTTTGGATTGGCTAGCCCCCTCCGAACCGCGCAGCGCCCTGAGGGCCCTGCCTGATTTCGTGCTTAGTCGCCTCTACTGA
- the murI gene encoding glutamate racemase, which translates to MSALVGLFDSGLGGLTVLRRLQERYPHSSCLYLGDTARVPYGQRSVADIRSIAAEVVAWLRHQQVGVLVMACNTSNALALDVAVAEAGVPVVGLIDSVAADLNSECVGVLATPATAASGAYRRAIHACRPHTSVLEVGCPTFVPLIEAGDLQAPALIEEAKAYVEPLLVAGVDTVVLGCTHYPMLRPLLTALLPPHVRLVDPAESAVRRLGPLLASMGGMPEGELAAVEVVSPAERTRVCVSGSAEAFSDGASRWLGYRPAVERVDLRSVGQAF; encoded by the coding sequence ATGAGCGCCTTGGTGGGGCTATTTGACAGCGGCTTGGGCGGGCTCACGGTGTTGCGGCGACTTCAGGAGCGCTATCCCCATTCCTCCTGCCTTTATCTCGGCGATACGGCCCGAGTTCCCTACGGCCAGCGCAGCGTCGCCGATATTCGCTCCATTGCCGCTGAGGTGGTGGCCTGGCTGCGCCACCAGCAGGTGGGGGTTCTGGTGATGGCCTGCAACACCTCCAATGCCCTCGCCCTTGATGTGGCCGTGGCGGAGGCCGGCGTTCCCGTAGTGGGCCTGATCGACAGCGTTGCTGCCGACCTAAACAGCGAGTGCGTGGGGGTGTTGGCAACTCCCGCCACAGCCGCAAGCGGTGCCTACAGGCGGGCAATCCATGCCTGCCGGCCCCACACCTCTGTGCTCGAGGTGGGCTGTCCCACCTTTGTGCCCTTGATCGAGGCCGGTGATCTCCAGGCTCCAGCCCTAATAGAGGAAGCCAAGGCATACGTGGAGCCCCTACTCGTAGCCGGTGTCGACACGGTGGTGCTGGGCTGCACCCACTACCCGATGCTGCGCCCCTTGCTCACGGCCCTGCTGCCTCCCCATGTGCGGCTTGTTGATCCAGCTGAATCGGCGGTGCGGCGCCTAGGGCCCCTTTTGGCGAGCATGGGCGGCATGCCCGAAGGCGAACTCGCAGCGGTGGAGGTGGTGTCCCCAGCCGAGCGCACCCGGGTCTGCGTCAGTGGATCTGCGGAGGCCTTCTCCGACGGGGCGAGCCGCTGGTTGGGTTACCGGCCTGCCGTTGAGCGGGTGGACCTGCGGTCGGTGGGGCAAGCCTTCTAG
- a CDS encoding N-acetylmuramoyl-L-alanine amidase, with the protein MPWSVRFRWSAALAAVALLLADLPAWASSLAAWRVSRSGQLELRTSIDVRPQAFFEAGTGFRGPRIWVDLPGAPSRTRTVRGSGALREVRIGRPDGFTTRLVLEFAPGTQLDPSGLRLVGTSRDRWRMELPGLGNQAGLGIGEGDFDAVARYGTDQQNFFPTAATPLSADGLPVVPRGRFKVVIDPGHGGPDPGAVGIGGLRETDVVLDVCLQIARLLQARGVQVLMTRTSEVDVDLPPRVALANSSGADLFVSVHANALSMARPDVNGIETFFFEGAGSPSRRLAVALQEQMVAISPGTPDRGVRTGRFFVIRRTVMPSALVEMGFLTGEIDSRRLADANFRRRMALALSAGILNALQERP; encoded by the coding sequence ATGCCCTGGTCCGTCAGATTCCGCTGGAGTGCTGCTCTGGCAGCGGTTGCTTTGCTGCTGGCCGATCTACCTGCCTGGGCTTCTTCCCTGGCTGCCTGGCGCGTGTCCCGCAGTGGTCAGCTGGAGTTACGTACCAGCATCGATGTACGCCCCCAGGCCTTTTTTGAAGCTGGTACTGGCTTTAGGGGCCCCCGGATCTGGGTAGACCTGCCCGGTGCCCCATCGCGCACACGCACTGTGCGTGGCAGTGGTGCCTTGCGGGAGGTGCGGATTGGCCGTCCAGATGGCTTCACAACCCGCCTGGTGCTGGAATTTGCGCCTGGTACCCAGCTCGATCCCTCTGGCCTACGCCTGGTGGGCACCTCCCGCGACCGCTGGCGCATGGAGTTGCCGGGCCTTGGCAACCAAGCTGGGCTTGGCATCGGCGAAGGAGACTTCGATGCTGTCGCCCGCTATGGCACCGATCAGCAGAACTTCTTCCCCACCGCAGCTACGCCCCTTTCCGCCGATGGCTTGCCGGTGGTGCCCCGGGGCCGCTTCAAGGTGGTGATCGACCCTGGCCATGGGGGCCCCGATCCAGGGGCAGTTGGCATTGGTGGCCTTCGGGAAACCGACGTAGTACTTGATGTTTGCCTGCAAATTGCCCGGCTATTGCAGGCCCGCGGCGTCCAGGTGTTGATGACACGCACCTCAGAGGTGGACGTTGACCTGCCTCCCCGGGTAGCCCTGGCCAACAGCAGTGGCGCCGATCTGTTTGTGAGCGTGCATGCCAATGCCTTGAGCATGGCCCGCCCAGATGTAAACGGTATCGAGACCTTTTTCTTTGAGGGTGCGGGATCCCCCTCCCGTCGCCTTGCTGTGGCCTTGCAGGAGCAGATGGTGGCCATATCCCCGGGCACTCCAGATCGCGGAGTGCGCACTGGACGCTTTTTCGTGATCCGCCGCACGGTGATGCCCTCTGCCCTTGTTGAGATGGGCTTTCTCACCGGAGAAATCGATTCCAGGCGCCTAGCTGATGCCAATTTCCGGCGTCGCATGGCCTTAGCTCTGAGCGCTGGGATTCTTAACGCCCTGCAGGAGCGGCCATGA